A window of the Streptomyces sp. JB150 genome harbors these coding sequences:
- a CDS encoding MmcQ/YjbR family DNA-binding protein yields MTPRELRALCLSFTAAEEDFPFGPDISVFKVHGKLFALSYLDARPLKVNLKCDPEDAVRLRTAHPDLIVPGWHMNKRHWNTVTVDAGLPDRLVRELVEDSYDLVVAGLPRAARLRLDRP; encoded by the coding sequence GTGACCCCGCGGGAGCTGCGCGCCCTGTGCCTGTCCTTCACCGCGGCCGAGGAGGACTTCCCCTTCGGCCCGGACATCTCGGTGTTCAAGGTCCACGGCAAGCTCTTCGCGCTGTCGTACCTGGACGCGCGGCCCCTGAAGGTCAACCTCAAGTGCGACCCGGAGGACGCGGTGCGGCTGCGCACCGCCCATCCGGACCTGATCGTCCCCGGCTGGCACATGAACAAGCGCCACTGGAACACGGTCACCGTCGACGCCGGGCTCCCGGACCGGCTGGTCCGGGAGCTGGTCGAGGACTCCTACGACCTGGTCGTCGCCGGGCTGCCGCGCGCAGCCCGGCTCCGCCTGGACCGTCCCTGA
- a CDS encoding PfkB family carbohydrate kinase, which yields MPASLAAPAPQGCPPQVDPLAALRAPGDPPWDVYLTGTVFLDIIFTGLDSAPVRGTESWARGMGSSPGGVANMATALARLGLKTSLAAAFGDDHYGDYCWDALESGEGIDLTPSRTVPGWHSPVTVSMAYEGERTMVSHGHEPPPEEPAPDCPPRARAAVASLVPGTSAPWIAQAAARGTRIFADVGWDDTGAWDLAALPDLAHCEAFLPNAEEAMRYTGTSCPRAAAHALTAHVPLAVVTLGADGAYAVDRRTGETAEVPAIEVEALDPTGAGDVFVAGFVTGTLAGWDLADRLAFAGLIAALSVQEFGGSLSAPGWAEIAAWWRKVRSLDDQDPTALQRYAFLAGLVPEDSGRPWPLRRAVPTIGFRRPA from the coding sequence GTGCCGGCCTCGCTCGCCGCGCCCGCCCCGCAGGGCTGCCCGCCGCAGGTCGACCCCCTCGCCGCGCTGCGCGCGCCCGGCGATCCGCCCTGGGACGTCTACCTCACCGGCACCGTCTTCCTCGACATCATCTTCACCGGCCTCGACTCCGCCCCGGTGCGCGGCACCGAGTCCTGGGCGCGCGGCATGGGCTCCAGCCCGGGCGGCGTGGCGAACATGGCGACGGCGCTGGCCCGGCTCGGCCTGAAGACGTCCCTGGCGGCCGCCTTCGGCGACGACCACTACGGCGACTACTGCTGGGACGCGCTGGAGAGCGGCGAGGGCATCGACCTCACCCCCTCCCGCACCGTCCCCGGCTGGCACTCCCCGGTCACGGTCTCCATGGCCTACGAGGGGGAGCGCACGATGGTGTCCCACGGCCACGAGCCGCCCCCGGAGGAGCCCGCCCCCGACTGCCCGCCGCGCGCCCGGGCGGCCGTGGCGTCCCTGGTGCCCGGCACCTCCGCGCCGTGGATCGCCCAGGCCGCCGCGCGGGGCACCCGGATCTTCGCCGACGTCGGCTGGGACGACACCGGCGCCTGGGACCTCGCGGCCCTGCCCGACCTCGCGCACTGCGAGGCGTTCCTGCCCAACGCGGAGGAGGCGATGCGCTACACCGGCACGAGCTGCCCGCGCGCCGCCGCCCACGCGCTCACCGCGCACGTGCCGCTGGCCGTCGTCACCCTCGGCGCGGACGGCGCGTACGCGGTGGACCGGCGCACCGGCGAGACCGCCGAGGTCCCGGCCATCGAGGTCGAGGCCCTGGACCCGACCGGCGCCGGGGACGTCTTCGTGGCCGGCTTCGTCACCGGCACCCTCGCCGGCTGGGACCTCGCCGACCGCCTCGCCTTCGCCGGCCTCATCGCCGCCCTGTCCGTCCAGGAGTTCGGCGGCTCGCTCTCCGCGCCCGGCTGGGCCGAGATCGCCGCCTGGTGGCGCAAGGTCCGCTCCCTCGACGACCAGGACCCCACCGCCCTGCAGCGCTACGCCTTCCTGGCCGGTCTGGTCCCCGAGGACTCCGGCCGCCCCTGGCCGCTGCGCCGCGCCGTCCCCACCATCGGCTTCCGCCGCCCGGCCTGA
- a CDS encoding IclR family transcriptional regulator gives MSESGGGGVREVKSAARTVELLELLTARGDRPARLQELADALGVPRSSMYALLQTLVSRGWVRTDITGSLYGIGIRALLTGTGYLDSDPRVRLVRPYLDEASDALGETIHMGRLDGRDVAYLATRESHEYLRTISRVGRRLPAHAGALGKALLAERPDAQLPDEPYAALTPRTRTTRASLAADLAEVRARGYAIDREEGVPGIAGFGFALRYDSPAQDAISCSVPVVRLTPGHEQRIVAVMREVRAKIEATAPASGGTVRWR, from the coding sequence ATGTCCGAGTCAGGCGGCGGCGGAGTCCGCGAGGTGAAGTCGGCCGCGCGCACGGTGGAGTTGCTGGAACTGCTCACCGCGCGCGGCGACCGTCCGGCGCGCCTGCAGGAGCTGGCGGACGCCCTCGGCGTCCCGCGCAGCTCGATGTACGCCCTGCTGCAGACGCTGGTCTCGCGCGGCTGGGTGCGCACCGACATCACCGGCTCGCTCTACGGCATCGGCATCCGCGCCCTGCTGACCGGCACCGGCTACCTCGACTCCGACCCGCGCGTACGGCTCGTACGGCCCTATCTCGACGAGGCGTCGGACGCGCTCGGCGAGACGATCCACATGGGCCGGCTCGACGGCCGGGACGTGGCGTACCTGGCCACCCGGGAGTCGCACGAGTACCTGCGCACCATCAGCCGGGTCGGGCGCCGGCTCCCCGCCCACGCGGGCGCCCTGGGCAAGGCGCTGCTGGCCGAACGCCCCGACGCCCAACTGCCGGACGAGCCGTACGCCGCCCTCACCCCCCGCACCCGCACCACGCGCGCCTCCCTGGCGGCGGACCTCGCCGAGGTGCGGGCGCGCGGCTACGCGATCGACCGCGAGGAGGGCGTGCCGGGGATCGCCGGCTTCGGGTTCGCCCTGCGGTACGACTCCCCCGCCCAGGACGCGATCAGCTGCTCGGTGCCGGTGGTCCGGCTGACGCCGGGGCACGAGCAGCGGATCGTCGCCGTGATGCGGGAGGTCCGGGCGAAGATCGAGGCGACGGCACCGGCGTCCGGGGGCACCGTCCGCTGGCGCTAG
- a CDS encoding glucarate dehydratase family protein — MARDRDLRIARVTLTPVLVADPPLLNTQGVHQPYTPRLIVEVTTEDGITGLGETYGDTQYLDLARPLAALLTGHRVDDLNGLSALADRVAVDAARVDGALDVGGLRGVQSAEKLRLSVVSAYEVACLDALGRTLGLPVHALLGGKVRDTVDYSAYLFYRWAAHPEGVAAEPDDWGAALDPAGIVAQARRFTERYGFCSFKLKGGVFPPDEEIAAVRALAEAFPGHPLRLDPNGAWSVPTALKVARELEDVLEYLEDPALGTAAMAEVAAGTPVPLATNMCVTTFAEIKEAFTRDAVQVVLSDHHYWGGLRRTQQLAAVCRAFGVGVSMHSNTHLGISLAAMTQVAATVPGPLHACDSHYPWQSEDVLTERLTFHDGAVRVGDAPGLGVELDRDRLALLHERWARDDGTLRDRDDAAAMRVAEPGWRAPAMPRW; from the coding sequence GTGGCTCGTGACCGTGACCTCCGGATCGCCCGGGTCACCCTGACCCCCGTGCTGGTCGCCGACCCGCCCCTGCTCAACACCCAGGGCGTGCACCAGCCGTACACCCCCCGGCTGATCGTGGAGGTGACCACGGAGGACGGCATCACGGGCCTCGGGGAGACGTACGGCGACACGCAGTACCTCGACCTCGCCCGGCCCCTCGCCGCGCTGCTCACCGGGCACCGGGTCGACGACCTCAACGGGCTGTCCGCGCTCGCCGACCGGGTCGCCGTGGACGCCGCGCGGGTCGACGGCGCCCTCGACGTCGGCGGGCTGCGCGGCGTCCAGAGCGCCGAGAAACTGCGGCTGTCCGTCGTCTCCGCCTACGAGGTCGCCTGCCTCGACGCGCTCGGGCGCACGCTCGGGCTGCCCGTGCACGCCCTGCTCGGCGGCAAGGTGCGCGACACCGTCGACTACAGCGCCTACCTCTTCTACCGGTGGGCCGCGCACCCCGAGGGCGTCGCCGCCGAGCCCGACGACTGGGGCGCCGCCCTCGACCCGGCGGGGATCGTCGCGCAGGCACGCCGGTTCACCGAGCGGTACGGCTTTTGCTCCTTCAAGCTCAAGGGCGGCGTCTTCCCGCCCGACGAGGAGATCGCCGCCGTCCGCGCCCTCGCCGAGGCCTTCCCCGGGCACCCGCTGCGGCTCGACCCCAACGGCGCCTGGTCCGTGCCCACGGCGCTGAAGGTGGCGCGGGAACTGGAGGACGTCCTCGAGTACCTGGAGGACCCCGCCCTCGGTACGGCCGCCATGGCGGAGGTCGCCGCGGGGACGCCGGTGCCGCTCGCCACCAACATGTGCGTGACGACCTTCGCCGAGATCAAGGAGGCCTTCACACGGGACGCCGTCCAGGTGGTGCTCTCCGACCACCACTACTGGGGCGGCCTGCGCCGCACCCAGCAGCTCGCCGCGGTGTGCCGCGCCTTCGGCGTCGGCGTCTCCATGCACTCCAACACCCACCTCGGCATCTCGCTCGCCGCGATGACCCAGGTCGCGGCCACCGTGCCCGGCCCGCTGCACGCCTGCGACTCCCACTACCCCTGGCAGTCCGAGGACGTCCTCACCGAACGCCTGACGTTCCACGACGGCGCCGTCCGCGTCGGTGACGCGCCCGGCCTGGGCGTGGAACTGGACCGCGACCGGCTGGCCCTGCTGCACGAACGGTGGGCACGCGACGACGGCACGCTGCGGGACCGCGACGACGCGGCGGCGATGCGGGTCGCCGAACCGGGGTGGAGGGCGCCGGCGATGCCCCGGTGGTAG
- a CDS encoding protealysin inhibitor emfourin, protein MRIQVRRTGGFAGIERSAEIDTAGRPDAAEWQALAGRALAAGQGTRPAGVPDGFHYEITVDGRTVHASDPGLPEDLRALVTRVLKEGA, encoded by the coding sequence ATGCGAATTCAGGTGAGGCGCACGGGCGGCTTCGCGGGCATCGAGCGGAGTGCCGAGATCGACACCGCGGGCCGCCCCGACGCCGCCGAGTGGCAGGCCCTGGCCGGGCGGGCGCTGGCCGCCGGGCAGGGCACCCGCCCGGCCGGGGTGCCGGACGGCTTCCACTACGAGATCACGGTGGACGGCCGGACCGTCCACGCGAGCGACCCGGGGCTGCCGGAGGACCTGCGGGCGCTGGTCACCCGCGTGCTGAAGGAGGGAGCGTGA
- a CDS encoding cytidine deaminase, with the protein MTDSSALDPEDRKIVTLARSARARNGVPEGAAVRDETGRTYVAATVDLDSLRLSALQTAVAMAVASGAKSLEAAAVVTEAESASDADRAAVRDLGGPKTPVLVAGPDGTVRATVTAG; encoded by the coding sequence ATGACCGACAGCAGCGCGCTCGACCCCGAGGACCGCAAGATCGTGACCCTGGCCCGTTCCGCGCGGGCCCGCAACGGGGTGCCCGAGGGGGCGGCCGTACGTGACGAGACGGGCCGCACCTATGTCGCCGCCACCGTCGACCTGGACTCGCTGAGGCTGAGCGCCCTGCAGACGGCGGTCGCGATGGCGGTGGCGTCCGGGGCGAAGTCGCTGGAGGCCGCCGCCGTGGTGACCGAGGCGGAGTCGGCGTCCGACGCGGACCGGGCCGCCGTACGGGACCTGGGCGGACCCAAGACGCCGGTGCTGGTCGCGGGGCCGGACGGCACGGTCCGGGCGACGGTGACGGCGGGCTGA
- a CDS encoding M4 family metallopeptidase, whose amino-acid sequence MSTHGGHEPVFCTVVPPHILDQLARHDDPALSGPARRTLVRDSALRGHRRVTTEFRLAAAPRAKAPSDQPLRTIYDAGHKTALPGTKVRGEGEEPGRDATVNRAYAGLGATFELFLKAYGRHSIDGDGLPLDATVHYDENYGNAFWNGEQMVFGDGDGEVFLDFTIPVDVIGHELAHGVTQYTANLTYYGQPGALNESMSDVFGSLIKQYTLGQTAGEADWLIGAGLLGPAVSGTALRSMKAPGTAYDDDVLGKDPQPARMADYVRTGRDNGGVHINSGIPNHAFYLAATAIGGHAWEKAGQVWYDVLTGGELTERARFTDFATLTVRAARERYGDGGDEHEAVRKAWEQVGVRTL is encoded by the coding sequence ATGAGCACCCACGGGGGCCACGAGCCCGTCTTCTGCACCGTCGTACCGCCGCACATCCTCGACCAGCTCGCCCGCCACGACGACCCCGCCCTCTCCGGACCCGCCCGCCGCACCCTGGTCCGCGACAGCGCGCTGCGCGGCCACCGCCGGGTCACCACCGAGTTCCGCCTCGCCGCCGCGCCGCGGGCCAAGGCACCGTCGGACCAGCCGCTGCGCACGATCTACGACGCCGGGCACAAGACCGCCCTGCCCGGCACCAAGGTGCGCGGCGAGGGCGAGGAGCCCGGCCGGGACGCCACCGTCAACCGCGCCTACGCCGGCCTCGGCGCCACCTTCGAGCTGTTCCTCAAGGCCTACGGCCGCCACTCCATCGACGGCGACGGCCTGCCCCTGGACGCCACCGTCCACTACGACGAGAACTACGGCAACGCCTTCTGGAACGGCGAGCAGATGGTCTTCGGCGACGGCGACGGCGAGGTCTTCCTCGACTTCACCATCCCGGTCGACGTCATCGGCCACGAACTCGCCCACGGCGTCACCCAGTACACGGCGAACCTCACCTACTACGGTCAGCCGGGCGCCCTGAACGAGTCGATGTCCGACGTCTTCGGCTCGCTGATCAAGCAGTACACGCTGGGCCAGACCGCCGGCGAGGCCGACTGGCTGATCGGCGCGGGCCTGCTCGGACCGGCTGTCAGCGGGACGGCGCTGCGCTCCATGAAGGCGCCCGGCACCGCGTACGACGACGACGTCCTCGGCAAGGACCCGCAGCCCGCGAGGATGGCGGACTACGTCCGCACCGGCCGTGACAACGGCGGCGTGCACATCAACTCCGGCATCCCCAACCACGCGTTCTACCTCGCGGCGACCGCGATCGGCGGCCACGCCTGGGAGAAGGCGGGGCAGGTCTGGTACGACGTGCTGACCGGCGGCGAGCTGACCGAGCGGGCCCGCTTCACGGACTTCGCCACCCTCACCGTCAGGGCCGCCCGCGAGCGCTACGGCGACGGCGGCGACGAGCACGAGGCGGTGCGCAAGGCGTGGGAGCAGGTCGGCGTCCGCACCCTGTAG
- a CDS encoding GH1 family beta-glucosidase: MTTAPIPRFPDGFLWGVSTSAHQIEGAADEREPSVWDAFTAEPGRVKDGSTAAVACDHYHRHREDVALLAGLGVAAYRFSVSWPRVRSPRGLDFYDRLVDDLCAAGVRPVPTLFHWDLPLGLDWLRRDTAERFAEYVSVVAGRLGDRVRKWITLNEPAEHTLLGHALGTHAPGRRLLFDALPVAHHQLLAHGLAVRALRAAGATDIGIANSHGPTWAASEDGADVAAAEFYDVLLNRLFADPLLLGTYPAGLGELMPGDVEADLSVIAEPLDWYGVNYYAPARVGAPRDTETDFSGVRMPAELPFSLREIEGRPVTDFGWPVVPEGLTELLTAFRDRYGDRLPPVVVTENGCAYDGLDDQDRIAYLDGHIRALHDALTAGVDVRGYFVWSLLDNFEWAEGYARRFGLVHVDFTTLARTPKASYRWFRDVLRAQR, encoded by the coding sequence GTGACGACGGCCCCGATACCGCGCTTCCCCGACGGTTTCCTGTGGGGCGTGTCGACCTCCGCGCACCAGATCGAGGGCGCGGCCGACGAGCGCGAGCCGTCCGTGTGGGACGCGTTCACGGCCGAGCCGGGCCGGGTGAAGGACGGCTCGACGGCGGCGGTGGCCTGCGACCACTACCACCGCCACCGCGAGGACGTCGCCCTCCTCGCCGGCCTCGGCGTGGCCGCGTACCGCTTCTCGGTGTCCTGGCCGCGCGTACGGTCCCCGCGCGGCCTGGACTTCTACGACCGGCTCGTGGACGACCTGTGCGCGGCGGGCGTCCGCCCGGTGCCGACACTGTTCCACTGGGACCTGCCGCTCGGCCTGGACTGGCTGCGGCGGGACACGGCGGAGCGCTTCGCCGAGTACGTCTCGGTCGTCGCCGGCCGCCTCGGCGACCGCGTACGCAAGTGGATCACCCTCAACGAGCCCGCCGAACACACCCTGCTCGGCCACGCCCTCGGCACCCACGCGCCCGGCCGGCGGCTGCTCTTCGACGCGCTGCCGGTGGCCCACCACCAGCTGCTCGCCCACGGGCTGGCCGTCCGCGCGCTGCGCGCGGCCGGCGCCACGGACATCGGCATCGCCAACTCCCACGGGCCGACCTGGGCGGCCTCCGAGGACGGCGCGGACGTGGCGGCGGCCGAGTTCTACGACGTCCTGCTGAACCGCCTGTTCGCCGACCCGCTGCTGCTCGGCACCTACCCGGCCGGGCTCGGCGAGCTGATGCCGGGGGACGTCGAGGCCGATCTGTCGGTGATCGCCGAACCGCTCGACTGGTACGGCGTGAACTACTACGCGCCGGCCCGGGTGGGCGCCCCGCGGGACACCGAGACGGACTTCAGCGGCGTCCGCATGCCGGCCGAGCTGCCCTTCTCGCTCCGCGAGATCGAGGGCCGCCCGGTGACCGACTTCGGCTGGCCGGTGGTCCCCGAGGGGCTGACCGAGCTGCTGACCGCGTTCCGCGACCGCTACGGCGACCGGCTCCCCCCGGTGGTCGTCACGGAGAACGGCTGCGCGTACGACGGGCTCGACGACCAGGACCGCATCGCCTACCTGGACGGCCACATCCGGGCCCTGCACGACGCGCTCACGGCCGGGGTGGACGTGCGCGGCTACTTCGTCTGGTCGCTGCTCGACAACTTCGAGTGGGCGGAGGGCTACGCCCGCCGCTTCGGCCTGGTCCACGTCGACTTCACGACGCTGGCGCGCACGCCGAAGGCGTCGTACCGCTGGTTCCGCGACGTGCTGCGGGCCCAGCGGTGA
- the ybeY gene encoding rRNA maturation RNase YbeY — protein sequence MSIDVNNESGTEVDEQAILDIARYALARMRIHPLSELSVIVVDADAMEQLHIQWMDLPGPTDVMSFPMDELRPPSKDDDEPPQGLLGDIVLCPEVAARQGAEAPTKHSMDEELQLLTVHGVLHLLGYDHEEPDEKAEMFGLQAAIVDGWRAEKGLTGPSPAPTVS from the coding sequence ATGTCGATCGACGTCAACAACGAATCCGGAACCGAGGTCGACGAGCAGGCGATCCTCGACATCGCCCGCTACGCGCTCGCGCGGATGCGCATCCACCCGCTCTCCGAACTCTCGGTGATCGTCGTGGACGCCGACGCCATGGAGCAGCTGCACATCCAGTGGATGGACCTGCCGGGGCCCACGGACGTCATGTCCTTCCCGATGGACGAACTGCGTCCGCCGTCGAAGGACGACGACGAGCCCCCGCAGGGCCTCCTCGGCGACATCGTGCTCTGCCCCGAGGTCGCCGCCAGGCAGGGCGCCGAGGCGCCGACGAAGCACTCCATGGACGAGGAGCTGCAGCTGCTCACCGTCCACGGAGTGCTGCACCTGCTCGGCTACGACCACGAGGAACCCGACGAGAAGGCCGAGATGTTCGGCCTCCAGGCCGCCATCGTGGACGGCTGGCGCGCGGAGAAGGGCCTGACCGGCCCGTCCCCGGCCCCGACCGTGTCATGA
- a CDS encoding hemolysin family protein — translation MSLPLVTGAIALVIVAWLAACAEAGLARVSSFRAEEAVRSGRRGADKLAQVAADPTRYLNVALLVRVACEMAAAALITYGCLREFGSVTQALLIAIAVMVLLSYVAVGVSPRTIGRQHPVHTATAAAYVLLPLARIMGPVPWLLILIGNALTPGKGFRHGPFASEAELRALVDYAERESLIEDEERRMVHSVFELGDTLVREVMVPRTDLVVIERFKTIRQALTLALRSGFSRIPVTGESEDDIVGIVYLKDLARKTHISRDAESELVSTAMRPAFFVPDTKNAGDLLREMQKERNHVAVVIDEYGGTAGIVTIEDILEEIVGEITDEYDRELPPVEELGEDRYRVTARLDITDLGELYGLDEYDDEDVETVGGLLAKALGRVPIAGASAVVPLPDGRDLRLTAEAAAGRRNKIVTVLVEPVPPAEETAEEKPE, via the coding sequence ATGAGCCTTCCGCTCGTCACCGGCGCGATCGCCCTCGTGATCGTCGCCTGGCTCGCCGCCTGCGCCGAGGCCGGCCTGGCCCGCGTCTCCAGCTTCCGCGCCGAGGAGGCCGTACGGTCCGGCCGGCGCGGCGCCGACAAGCTCGCCCAGGTCGCCGCCGACCCCACCCGCTACCTCAACGTGGCGCTGCTCGTCCGCGTCGCCTGCGAGATGGCCGCCGCCGCGCTGATCACCTACGGGTGCCTGCGCGAGTTCGGCAGCGTCACCCAGGCCCTGCTCATCGCCATCGCGGTGATGGTCCTGCTGTCGTACGTCGCCGTCGGGGTCTCCCCGCGCACCATCGGCCGCCAGCACCCCGTGCACACGGCGACCGCGGCGGCGTACGTGCTGCTGCCGCTGGCCCGGATCATGGGCCCGGTCCCGTGGCTGCTGATCCTCATCGGCAACGCGCTCACCCCCGGCAAGGGCTTCCGGCACGGCCCGTTCGCCTCCGAGGCGGAGCTGCGGGCCCTGGTCGACTACGCCGAACGCGAGTCGCTGATCGAGGACGAGGAGCGCCGCATGGTGCACTCCGTCTTCGAACTCGGCGACACCCTGGTGCGCGAGGTGATGGTGCCGCGCACCGACCTCGTCGTCATCGAGCGGTTCAAGACCATCCGCCAGGCCCTCACCCTCGCCCTGCGCTCCGGGTTCTCCCGGATCCCGGTCACCGGCGAGAGCGAGGACGACATCGTCGGGATCGTCTACCTGAAGGATCTGGCCCGCAAGACGCACATCAGCCGGGACGCGGAGAGCGAACTGGTCTCCACGGCGATGCGGCCCGCCTTCTTCGTCCCGGACACCAAGAACGCGGGCGACCTGCTGCGCGAGATGCAGAAGGAACGCAACCACGTCGCCGTCGTCATCGACGAGTACGGCGGCACGGCCGGCATCGTCACCATCGAGGACATCCTCGAGGAGATCGTCGGCGAGATCACCGACGAGTACGACCGCGAGCTGCCCCCGGTGGAGGAGCTGGGCGAGGACCGCTACCGGGTCACCGCCCGCCTCGACATCACCGACCTCGGCGAGCTGTACGGCCTCGACGAGTACGACGACGAGGACGTGGAGACCGTCGGCGGCCTGCTCGCCAAGGCCCTCGGCCGGGTCCCGATCGCCGGCGCGTCCGCCGTGGTGCCACTGCCCGACGGCCGCGACCTGCGGCTGACCGCCGAGGCCGCCGCCGGCCGCCGCAACAAGATCGTCACGGTGCTGGTGGAGCCGGTGCCCCCGGCCGAGGAGACCGCGGAGGAGAAGCCGGAGTGA
- a CDS encoding PhoH family protein: MTQTPTPHTPAQGQARVQFTVPAQHPMVTVLGSGDSLLRVIEKAFPGADIHVRGNEISAVGDPADVALISRVFDEMMLVLRTGQPMTEDAVERSIAMLKASEASGDAGSETPAQVLTQNILSSRGRTIRPKTLNQKRYVDAIDKHTIVFGIGPAGTGKTYLAMAKAVQALQSKQVNRIILTRPAVEAGERLGFLPGTLYEKIDPYLRPLYDALHDMLDPDSIPRLMAAGTIEVAPLAYMRGRTLNDAFIILDEAQNTSPEQMKMFLTRLGFDSKIVITGDVTQVDLPDGTKSGLRQVQDILEGVEDVHFSRLSSHDVVRHKLVGRIVDAYEKYDSKHGTENGAHKGRKSAAKGSKGK, encoded by the coding sequence ATGACTCAGACACCCACACCGCACACCCCCGCGCAGGGGCAGGCGAGAGTGCAGTTCACCGTCCCCGCCCAGCACCCCATGGTGACCGTGCTGGGTTCCGGCGACTCCCTCCTGCGCGTGATCGAGAAGGCCTTCCCGGGGGCCGACATCCATGTCCGGGGCAACGAGATCAGCGCGGTCGGCGACCCGGCGGACGTCGCCCTCATTTCGCGCGTGTTCGACGAGATGATGCTGGTGCTCCGCACCGGGCAGCCGATGACGGAGGACGCAGTGGAACGCTCGATCGCGATGCTCAAGGCGAGTGAGGCCTCAGGGGACGCGGGCTCGGAGACCCCGGCCCAGGTGCTGACGCAGAACATCCTGTCCTCGCGTGGCCGCACCATCCGCCCCAAGACCCTCAACCAGAAGCGGTACGTCGACGCGATCGACAAGCACACGATCGTCTTCGGCATCGGCCCCGCCGGTACCGGCAAGACGTATCTGGCGATGGCGAAGGCGGTGCAGGCCCTGCAGTCCAAGCAGGTCAACCGCATCATCCTGACCCGCCCCGCGGTCGAGGCCGGAGAGCGCCTGGGCTTCCTGCCCGGCACGCTCTACGAGAAGATCGACCCCTACCTGCGCCCGCTGTACGACGCGCTGCACGACATGCTCGACCCCGACTCGATCCCGCGGCTGATGGCGGCGGGCACGATCGAGGTCGCCCCGCTGGCGTACATGCGCGGCCGTACCCTCAACGACGCCTTCATCATCCTGGACGAGGCCCAGAACACCAGCCCCGAACAGATGAAGATGTTCCTCACCCGCCTCGGCTTCGACTCGAAGATCGTGATCACGGGTGACGTGACCCAGGTCGACCTCCCCGACGGCACCAAGTCCGGTCTCCGTCAGGTCCAGGACATCCTGGAAGGCGTCGAGGACGTCCACTTCTCCCGGCTGTCCTCGCACGACGTCGTCCGGCACAAGCTGGTGGGCCGTATCGTCGACGCGTACGAGAAGTACGACAGCAAGCACGGCACGGAGAACGGCGCCCACAAGGGCCGTAAGTCCGCCGCCAAGGGCTCCAAGGGGAAGTAG
- the era gene encoding GTPase Era, with product MSVRTQSSEQSAEAVHRAGFACFVGRPNAGKSTLTNALVGQKVAITSNRPQTTRHTVRGIVHRPDAQLILVDTPGLHKPRTLLGERLNDVVRTTWAEVDVIGFCLPADQKIGPGDRFIAKELAAIKKTPKVAIVTKTDLVDSKSLAEQLIAIDQLGKELGFEWAEIVPVSAVGSKQVDLLADLLIPLLPEGPALYPEGDLTDEPEQVMVAELIREAALEGVRDELPHSIAVVVEEMLPREDRPADKPLLDIHANVYIERPSQKGIIIGPKGKRLKEVGIKSRKQIEALLGTPVFLDLHVKVAKDWQRDPKQLRKLGF from the coding sequence ATGAGCGTTCGCACCCAGTCATCCGAGCAGTCGGCCGAGGCAGTCCACCGGGCCGGTTTCGCCTGCTTCGTGGGCCGCCCCAACGCGGGCAAGTCCACCCTCACGAACGCTCTGGTCGGGCAGAAGGTGGCCATCACCTCCAACCGCCCCCAGACCACGCGGCACACCGTGCGGGGCATCGTCCACCGCCCCGACGCGCAGCTGATCCTGGTGGACACACCGGGGCTGCACAAGCCACGCACCCTGCTCGGCGAGCGGCTGAACGACGTCGTGCGCACGACGTGGGCCGAGGTCGACGTGATCGGCTTCTGCCTGCCCGCCGACCAGAAGATCGGCCCCGGCGACCGGTTCATCGCCAAGGAACTCGCGGCGATCAAGAAGACGCCGAAGGTGGCGATCGTCACCAAGACCGACCTGGTGGACTCCAAGTCCCTCGCCGAGCAGCTGATCGCCATCGACCAGCTCGGCAAGGAGCTGGGCTTCGAGTGGGCGGAGATCGTCCCGGTGTCGGCGGTCGGCAGCAAGCAGGTCGACCTGCTGGCGGACCTGCTGATCCCGCTGTTGCCCGAGGGCCCGGCGCTCTACCCCGAGGGCGACCTGACCGACGAGCCCGAGCAGGTCATGGTCGCGGAGCTGATCCGCGAGGCGGCCCTGGAGGGCGTCCGCGACGAGCTGCCGCACTCCATCGCGGTGGTCGTCGAGGAGATGCTGCCCCGCGAGGACCGCCCCGCCGACAAGCCCCTCCTCGACATCCACGCCAACGTCTACATCGAGCGCCCCAGCCAGAAGGGCATCATCATCGGCCCCAAGGGCAAGCGCCTGAAGGAGGTCGGCATCAAGTCCCGCAAGCAGATCGAGGCCCTGCTCGGCACGCCGGTCTTCCTCGACCTCCACGTGAAGGTCGCCAAGGACTGGCAGCGCGACCCCAAGCAGCTGCGCAAGCTCGGCTTCTGA